One Flavobacterium sp. 90 DNA segment encodes these proteins:
- a CDS encoding chorismate-binding protein translates to MNDFFSTIKKHQEQNLPFVIYSKPNSSSIFALLQQNDTLYKVSNYSEKGFVFASFDEKQLILIPEEESKIISAEQTKINFDFNDIEEVSFNLEAKKQYEDLVSKGIEAIKNEEFKKVVLSRSETIDLVNFDFSTIFQRLIHLYPTTFSYCFFHPQIGLWMGATPEQLLKASGNVFETTALAGTQKATTETEILWQQKEKDEQQYVTDFIVKRLREVAASVNVTAPYSLKAGSIWHIKTDISGVLNDNSTLEEVIDTLHPTPAVCGLPKKKAKAFIIENENYDRTFYTGFLGELNSSFANKIASSDLFVNLRSMQIKDNKAILYMGCGITKESIPEKEWEESVNKSMTMKRVFENNLKK, encoded by the coding sequence ATGAATGACTTTTTTTCTACTATAAAAAAACATCAAGAACAAAATTTACCTTTTGTAATCTATTCTAAGCCTAATTCGTCCAGTATTTTTGCGCTTTTACAGCAAAATGATACTTTGTATAAGGTTTCGAATTATAGTGAGAAAGGTTTTGTTTTTGCTTCTTTTGATGAAAAGCAACTGATTTTAATTCCGGAAGAAGAATCAAAAATTATTAGCGCGGAACAAACTAAAATCAATTTTGATTTTAATGATATCGAAGAAGTAAGTTTTAATTTGGAAGCCAAAAAGCAATATGAAGATTTGGTTTCAAAAGGAATTGAAGCGATTAAAAACGAAGAATTCAAAAAAGTGGTTTTATCCAGAAGTGAAACAATAGACTTGGTTAATTTCGATTTTAGTACTATTTTTCAGCGTTTGATTCATTTGTATCCAACGACTTTCTCATATTGTTTTTTTCATCCACAAATTGGACTTTGGATGGGTGCAACACCGGAACAATTGTTGAAAGCAAGCGGGAATGTTTTTGAAACGACTGCTTTGGCAGGAACTCAGAAAGCAACTACAGAAACTGAGATTCTTTGGCAGCAAAAAGAAAAAGACGAACAGCAATATGTTACTGATTTTATTGTAAAAAGATTGCGTGAAGTTGCGGCTTCGGTTAATGTTACAGCGCCTTACAGTTTGAAAGCTGGATCGATCTGGCATATTAAAACTGATATTTCGGGAGTTTTGAACGATAATTCAACGCTTGAAGAAGTGATCGATACTTTGCATCCAACTCCTGCAGTTTGTGGTTTGCCAAAGAAGAAAGCAAAAGCTTTTATCATCGAAAATGAAAATTATGACAGAACTTTCTATACTGGTTTTCTTGGCGAATTAAATAGCAGTTTTGCCAACAAAATAGCAAGCTCTGATTTGTTTGTAAATTTACGCAGCATGCAAATCAAGGATAATAAAGCAATATTATACATGGGCTGCGGAATTACAAAAGAGAGTATTCCTGAAAAAGAATGGGAGGAAAGCGTCAATAAATCCATGACAATGAAAAGGGTTTTTGAAAATAACTTAAAAAAATAA